GCAGCGGGGCCGCCTGCCGCCACGCGGGCCCACCCGGCAGCCGGCTGGTCCAGGCGGGCAGCGGTCGTCGCCGCAGCACGGCGACGAGGCGGCTTCGCAGCCGGGCGACCGGGTCCTGGGCGGCACCCTCGGGGCCGTGCGCCGCCGCCGGTTCCGCGAAGCGGGAGCGCAGCACCAGCACCGCCGCCATCGCGGCGAAGAGCAGATACGGCGCCAGGTCGGGCGCCAGCGAGACGCCCAGCGTCTGCACCTCGCCCACCGCGATCGCCGCGAAGAAGGTCGCCCACAGGGAGCGCAGCCCACCCAGCACGACCACCACGAGGGAGAGCATCAGCACGTTCTCGGACGTACCGGGGCCGGGACCGATGATCGGCGCCCCCAGCACGCCCGCCGCCCCGGCCAGCGCACCCGCCGCCGCGAGGACGCCGGTGTGCACCGCCCTGGGGTTGCGACCGGTGGCCGCCAGCATCTGCGGATCGTCGGCGGCGGCCCGTACCGCGGCGCCCATCCGGGTCCGGGTCAGCACCCAGGTCCCGCACGCCGCGAGCAGCACGGCCATCACGATGAAGCAGAGGCGGTAGGCGGGGTAGCGGTGCCCCAGCAGCGTCACCGAGGTGTCGAGCGCTTCGGGGACGCGTACGGGGAGTTCGTCCGCCCCGAACACCTGGATGAGCAGGTCACCGCCGATCAGGGCGAGCCCGAACGTCAGCAGGGCCTGCGCGAGATGCCCGCGCCGGGCGAGCGGAGCCGTCGCGGCGGACAGCCCCGCCCCGGCGACGCACGCCGCCGCGGTTCCGGCCGCCAGACCGAGGGCGAGACCGCCCCAGGTCCCGTCGCTCAGCTCGGCCCCCGTGTAGGCGCCGATCGCGTAGAGCGTGCCGTGCGACAGATTCAGCACACCCGCCGTGCCGAAGGCGAGGCTCAGGCCGGCGGCGACCACGAACAGCAGCAGCCCGAAGGCCACGCCGTCCACCGCCGGCACGAGGTGGGCATCGAGGAGATCCACGTCAGCTGCCGAGCGTCGCCAGGTCCTGGACCATGACGTTGGCCAACTGGGCGCCGTCCGGCCGCACCTGGCGCAGGTACCACGTCTGCACCGGCGAGTGGGCCTTGTCGCCGAACTCCCAGGCGCCGCGCGGACTGTCGATCTGGCCCAGACCCGCGATGGCCTTGTTGATGGTCTCCGACGTCACGTCGCCGTCCTTCGCCGCGTCGGCGATCGCCTTGTCCAGCACGGCGGCCGCGTCGTACGACGCCATCGCGTAGGTGGTGGGCTGCGTGTCGTGCTCCGCGGTCCAGTCGGCGGCGAACGTGCGGTTGGCCTCGTTGTCCAGGTCGGCCGCGTAGTTCAGGACGGAGTAGATGTCCTTCGCCGCCGCGCCCTGCGCCTGGAGCACGCTGCCCTCGGTGACGAAGGCCGTGTACAGCGGCAGATCGGCGATGTCCGACTGGGCGTACTGCTTGGCGAAGTCGATCGCGGCCTTACCCGCGTAGAAGCAGTACACCGCCTCGGCGTCCGTCTTGGCGATCTCCGCGAAGTACGGCATGAAGTTGGTCGTCTTCGGGAACGGCGTCCAGGTGGTCTTGCCGTCCGGGTTGGCGAGCTTCCCCTTGACCCGCTTGAACTCGTCGGTGAAGCCGCGCAGTTCGTCGTGGCCGCCCTGGTAGTCGGGGCCGATCGCGTAGACCGGTCCGTCGACCTTCTCCTTGATGTACGGGGCGATGGCCCGGCCCGGCTCGTCGGACAGGAAGCTCGTCGTCCAGACGTACTCGATGTCCTTGACCGGGGGCCGGGCGTTCGATCCCAGGAAGGGGATCCTGGCCTGCTGGATCAGCGGCAGCACGGCGTTGACCGAGCCGCCGCCGACGAGACCCGTGAGCACGTCGACCTTGTCCTTCTTGACCAGCTTGGTGGCCGCGGGCACGGCGGTCGGCGGGCCGTCGCCCTCGTCCGCGACGATGAGCTCGACCTTGCGGCCGCCCAGCTTGTTGCCGTGGGTCTCCAGATACAGCTTGAAACCGTCCCGCAGCTCCGTGCCGACCGGCTCGTAGGTGCCCGACAGCGAGGCGACCAGGCCGACCTTCACGGTGTCGTCGCCGGCGCCGCTGTCGCCGCTGCAACCGGTGACGGCCGTCAGGCCGAGGACGAGGGCGGCAGCGCCGGCCGACCGGAATCCGCGGCGGTGGGGACGGGACGGGGCGGAGAAGAACATGGGGGCTCTCATCACAGTGTCGGGGGAAGGGGCGTCGGGGTGCCGGTGGGAACGGGTGCGGCGGGGAGGCCGCCGCACCCGTGGGAGTCCCGGCCGGCGAGTGGTCCCGGGGTGGGAGACGGCCGGACCGGCGGTCAGCGAAGGGGCGGGAGGCTCGGATCGCGGACCTGGGGAGACAGCGAGTCGCCGACCTGGTTGATCAGTTCGGACATCATGTAGCTGACCTCGCCGATGTCCGCGTCCCTGGTGGTGGTGACCAGCAGCGAGGCGCCGCTGGAGACGGCCATCGAGAACATGTAGCCGCCCTCCATTGCGGTGAGGCTGTGCTCGACGGGATCGGTGTCGGTCAACTGTGCCGCCGCGGAGAGCAGGTTCACGACGCCGGACGCGATGGCGGCCAGCCGCTCGGCGTCGTCGCGTTCCACACCGGTGTACGCCAGCGCGAGTCCGTCCACGGACACGGCTATCGCCTGGGTGACTTCCGGGAGGCGCCCGGCGAAATCGCTCAGGATCCAGCTCAGGTCGGAGGAGGTGGTCATTTCTCGGTCCGTTCGGTGGTGTCGTCCGGGGCGGAACGCCCCCGGTGGTTCGTGCTCCGGTTGATCCCCTGGGCGTAGGCCGCCAGCACGTCGGAGACCTGTCGGGAGTCCCGTCGGCGGGGCGACGGCCGCGGAGCGCCGGCTCCGGGGCGGCGCTGTTCGGCACCCTCCCGCTTCCCCGGGGCGGGCCACTGCTGAGGCGTTCTGCGCTGCCGCAGGGGCAGCCCCGAGGAGCTGACGCCGGCGACACGTGACACCGGCTCGGCGTGCACGGGGTGCGGCGCGGGCGTGCTGCCGTGTTCCTGATCGGGTGTGCCGCTGCCTGGCCCGCCGCCGCGGGGCCCCTCGTGGCCGGACGTGGCTTCCCGCTCGCCGCCGACGGGGCCCACCCCGACCGGGGTGCTGTCGTGGCCGGGGCGCGCGCCGGCCGCGGCCGGATGCCGGCGGCCCTTCGGCCCCGGCGGTGTGACCGGCCGGGGCGCCTCGTAGCCGGAGCCGCCGCCGAGTGTGCCCGGCGTCGGAGGCTGGTCCTCCTCCAGGTCCAGGGCCAGCACCTGCGCGGGCAGGGTGACC
The nucleotide sequence above comes from Streptomyces sp. NBC_01116. Encoded proteins:
- a CDS encoding ABC transporter substrate-binding protein; this encodes MFFSAPSRPHRRGFRSAGAAALVLGLTAVTGCSGDSGAGDDTVKVGLVASLSGTYEPVGTELRDGFKLYLETHGNKLGGRKVELIVADEGDGPPTAVPAATKLVKKDKVDVLTGLVGGGSVNAVLPLIQQARIPFLGSNARPPVKDIEYVWTTSFLSDEPGRAIAPYIKEKVDGPVYAIGPDYQGGHDELRGFTDEFKRVKGKLANPDGKTTWTPFPKTTNFMPYFAEIAKTDAEAVYCFYAGKAAIDFAKQYAQSDIADLPLYTAFVTEGSVLQAQGAAAKDIYSVLNYAADLDNEANRTFAADWTAEHDTQPTTYAMASYDAAAVLDKAIADAAKDGDVTSETINKAIAGLGQIDSPRGAWEFGDKAHSPVQTWYLRQVRPDGAQLANVMVQDLATLGS
- a CDS encoding roadblock/LC7 domain-containing protein yields the protein MTTSSDLSWILSDFAGRLPEVTQAIAVSVDGLALAYTGVERDDAERLAAIASGVVNLLSAAAQLTDTDPVEHSLTAMEGGYMFSMAVSSGASLLVTTTRDADIGEVSYMMSELINQVGDSLSPQVRDPSLPPLR